aacattttacataaccggtacgaatcgttttgttgttgctgcaaatcagccataccggtaatgcaATAATGCGTTCATGACTTCTGAATTAAGTGTCTGTGAAAAATAAGCTCtacatgatttttaacccccataacaattaccaaaatagcaagaaaactacatgtggaccttcatgacagcttttggtcattctcgactaaagTGGGGGGCATGAAGGCTTGGCCTTTGAAGTTATACTTCTATTTTATAGTAtttacaatgaaaattcaaataaatataatttaaataagcaatgagtTAGCATGTTCACCAATCCTTATGTGGAGGGATGGTATACTTTGTTCATGCTTCACTGTACGGCGTACACACGGTTTGTGATGGTGAAATttcctccatggttcaattttcatccatggagatccctgaagttatagaaaacttcatcggctctaactcaaaatatggacaattttatgttatagGGCGTcatgaaatcttttgacagcttccgtaaagtgctaattttaaacctttttcagctggaccacatcactactttccttaaaaattctggacccaaatttttttacagtgtaatttcacccccctacttgcaatttgaggcattaaacatggagaaataaatttggaaggggtataaaaattaatggcaagtaacccactgtcaacactagggactatatttgtgaacaatgAAAATCcaaaaatcaagggacgacaattgtggtctcggaccagtagTATCAGTTTTGACATCTATGAAAATGAGGAGTTTGTTTATGTTGGTAACATGCTGATTTCTTTCAgtttaattgtatatttatttatcagtttatagtggattgggaaacaactGAATAAGTTATGACAACTAAACAGCTGAATAAGTTATGACAACTAAACAGCTGAATAAGTTATGACAACTAAACAGCTGAATAAGTTATGAcaacttatatcaatccctttccactttgtgacTGCTGCCTTGTAGCTGCATAATAGTcagctctttttcaaaatctacaagctCTTAGGAACACCaagtttatataaaagtttatgtCAATCATAAATAATGTTGTTGTGGTCctaatttgataaattttgtttgtaGTGGCTTATTTATGGATATCTTATGCCAATAGAAATGCCAAAAGTAAGAACAAAGAGGACTAAAACTGTGAAGTATATACCTTATGCCTCTGGCTATGTTCCTCCTACCAACAGAGAACACATTGAAGCTGTGGGGTGTGATGGTTTTGTACCACCTGAATATAATTGTCAGCCTGATaaagattttatatttttcaatccAATTCCGACACCAACAAGTATTGATGATTGGTTAGCACAGTATGTTGCTCCTGGTCAGACCTATGCTGACTATTTATCGACATGCTCATGGTTATCACCAAGTCCGGTCAATGGTATAAATCAGAAGTTTGTTCCAACTGGTACAAATCTAGGTGACAAATATCCTGACGGGAAAATATATCTTTTACCGATTGGGAAATTTAGTGGCAAAGGCTTTATCCACTTCAATGAACTAGCAAGTTTTGCTGAAATATATTTAGGAATACCTGTTGTTATCCTAAATGGAATTGATATTGATGTGAATTTCACAGATAAAAAAGTTTATTGGACAAATAGTGTTTTGGAAAGCTCATCTAATGGTGAGAGTTCAATACCTCCTAGCAAAATAGCTTTGGAAAGTAGATTCTATGGCAAACATCACCAGATAGGAATAGCCAGTTTGTTATATATGCTTCGTCAAAACATTCCCAAAGATGCCTTGTCAGTGATTGGATTAACAATGAGTGATTTATACAGAGAACAATCAGACTTATTTGTTGCTGGTTGGGCTGCAGGTGGAGATCACGTGGCAGTATTCAGTTTCTTCCGTTATGATCCATCACTAACTTTTTCCAATGCTGATTGGTATAATATTCGTAGAAATCAGCGTATGTCTCAGGAGCATATTCAGAAGCTTACATTCCAAAGAAGTTGTAAATTACTTGTGCATGAGATAGGGCACTTATTGGGTATTGGACATTGCATATTCTTTGAGTGCTGCATGAATGGATCAGGACATTTAGCAGAAGATTTTCGCCAGCCTATGCATCTGTGTCCAGTGGATTTACATAAACTTCAAACACTTGTGGGATTTAATGTTTTAACAAGATATGAAAATCTCCTCAAATTTTATCAGCATCATGGTATGAATAAAGAAGCTGAATGGATTTCTAGACGTATTAACTTTATAAAAAATGCACCAgtagaaataatttaaaatctgTTCTATATCATTATCACTTTCATTGACATTGTTTTAGTTTGCTACATATACTATATATTAAAAGAAtttccatctttattttttattttgagacCAATAGCAGTACATCATCTTTTGTGTCAAATATAGCATTGAAAATGAGGCTGTTAGTGAGAGAGAGAACTTCAGTGTTAATATGAACATAACAAaaatgatagttttttttataatcgaACCTTTCTCATCCATTGATAGCTCTTATATGAACTCCTATACCACATGCAGTGCTTGTATactaatattatttaaaaaaaaagaatgctaTTTATCCCTTAAAAtccacatttttttgttttttactaaGACTGGGAGCAGATTTAAAATGTAAGTAAGATACAATAGTCTTTTAACAACAttacatgggagataactcaatctAATTCTGTTTAATACTATAAAAGTAGCACTGTAAAGGTAAACTTTACAAAAGTGTTATGACAAACCAGATTTTACCCATGCATTTACATGTCAATCATAAAAGGCATGTCTTTTGGCTTTTGGAATGCTATATTACTGTATAACATAAAACATAAGCAATTTCTCCCATTTCAATTGCAGAAACTGAAGATgcctaaaataaagaaaacaaaggtGAACAGTAAATATGTACCATATGCATCAGGATTTAGACCTCCAAACAAAGATAAACAACTCAAGGCTATTGGCTTTGATAGTGGTGTTCCACTAGAATACCATGCATTAAAACATGACAATTTTGAATTCTTCAAACCAGTTCCTAAACCTACAACTATAGATGACTGGTTAGCACAATACAATGAGGAAGGACAAACCTACAAACAGTTTCTACAGGATTGTCCGTGGATATCATCTAGGAAGAGAAAGAGTTTGAAACAGAGATTTGTTCCTGAAGGAACCAACATACTGGAGAAATATCCAGAtggtaaaatttatattgtacCCGTTGGAAAATTTGATGGCCATCATTACTTCTATTTTGATGAGCTTGCCAAGTTTGCTGAGATCTATTTAGGAATTTCTGTATGTACACTGCCTGGCGTAGATCTGGAAGTGAAAAGTAAAGATAGAAAAGCATTATGGGTAGAACATCCATCAGAGACAAGTCAGTTGAAAAGCAATACAAAGAGAGGTAGTTCAAGAACAAAACAACACACATTAGAAAGTAGATTTAAAGGCACTCAATATCAGTTGGGTGTTAAAGATTTACTGAAAATGCTTCATCTCAAAATTCCAAATGATGCAATTTGTTTGATTGGGTTGACTATGAGTGATTTGTTTTGTGATGATACTGATCTCTTTGTGGCAGGAATGGCTGCTGGAAATCATCGTGTggctatttttagcttttatcGTTACAATCCTTCCCTTTCATTTTCACCAGCTGATTGGTTTGATGTTACCATGGACAAAAAACAGACGCTAGAAAACATTCGAAAGATTATGTTTCAAAGAAGTTGTAAACTTTTAGTTCATGAAATTAATCATCTTTTAGGCATTGACCATTGTATATTTTATGACTGTTGTATGAATGGGTCGGGTCATCTTTCAGAAGATTTCCGTCAGCCTATGCATCTTTGTCCTGTTGATCTACACAAACTT
The window above is part of the Mytilus galloprovincialis chromosome 4, xbMytGall1.hap1.1, whole genome shotgun sequence genome. Proteins encoded here:
- the LOC143071558 gene encoding archaemetzincin-2-like — translated: MPIEMPKVRTKRTKTVKYIPYASGYVPPTNREHIEAVGCDGFVPPEYNCQPDKDFIFFNPIPTPTSIDDWLAQYVAPGQTYADYLSTCSWLSPSPVNGINQKFVPTGTNLGDKYPDGKIYLLPIGKFSGKGFIHFNELASFAEIYLGIPVVILNGIDIDVNFTDKKVYWTNSVLESSSNGESSIPPSKIALESRFYGKHHQIGIASLLYMLRQNIPKDALSVIGLTMSDLYREQSDLFVAGWAAGGDHVAVFSFFRYDPSLTFSNADWYNIRRNQRMSQEHIQKLTFQRSCKLLVHEIGHLLGIGHCIFFECCMNGSGHLAEDFRQPMHLCPVDLHKLQTLVGFNVLTRYENLLKFYQHHGMNKEAEWISRRINFIKNAPVEII
- the LOC143071557 gene encoding uncharacterized protein LOC143071557, with product MPKIKKTKVNSKYVPYASGFRPPNKDKQLKAIGFDSGVPLEYHALKHDNFEFFKPVPKPTTIDDWLAQYNEEGQTYKQFLQDCPWISSRKRKSLKQRFVPEGTNILEKYPDGKIYIVPVGKFDGHHYFYFDELAKFAEIYLGISVCTLPGVDLEVKSKDRKALWVEHPSETSQLKSNTKRGSSRTKQHTLESRFKGTQYQLGVKDLLKMLHLKIPNDAICLIGLTMSDLFCDDTDLFVAGMAAGNHRVAIFSFYRYNPSLSFSPADWFDVTMDKKQTLENIRKIMFQRSCKLLVHEINHLLGIDHCIFYDCCMNGSGHLSEDFRQPMHLCPVDLHKLQKLVGFDILIRYNKLLKFYEKHDMEDEREWVSKRIKMIGQISNS